A stretch of the Ostrea edulis chromosome 9, xbOstEdul1.1, whole genome shotgun sequence genome encodes the following:
- the LOC125660165 gene encoding WD repeat-containing protein 53-like → MESRGFQGEHSGSVLCVDVLEDVVVSGGENGELCQWNIEGKLISKYTESESACTSVLISKVKKDVIYTSFDDKVKVFIRVDFTAPLDTFSYNSDEINQIAVDEKEKYLAASDDMGEIKVIDLSEKKLYKTLKNKHTNICASVCFRPQKPWELFTGGLDSKLIHWDFSRHKCLNMFDMDEMNNPFETADSYMVSPPFVHHVASSPDGKYLVAALENGLIAVFDSARKHLRELFNLHTHTQGVSQVYFLTEDKFVSGGNDCCIALWDLSKSHDHPELALPTNSHVTNGTSNDDDSMPDPLETKTQTMTDTCLTNKIQHTGKINWMKPFYREQWKIIVADESNQLTLKVLDMN, encoded by the coding sequence ATGGAGAGTAGGGGGTTTCAAGGAGAGCATTCTGGCTCAGTATTATGTGTGGATGTCTTGGAAGATGTAGTTGTCTCGGGTGGAGAAAATGGAGAATTGTGCCAGTGGAACATAGAGGGAAAATTAATTAGCAAGTACACAGAGAGTGAATCCGCCTGCACCTCAGTGCTTATCTCAAAGGTGAAGAAAGATGTCATTTACACCTCGTTCGATGATAAAGTGAAGGTATTCATCAGAGTAGATTTTACAGCTCCACTGGATACTTTCTCCTACAATTCGGATGAAATCAATCAAATTGCGGTGGATGAAAAAGAGAAATATTTGGCTGCCAGTGATGACATGGGAGAAATTAAAGTTATTGATTTGAGCGAGAAGAAACTATACAAAACActcaaaaacaagcacacaaaTATCTGTGCATCTGTTTGTTTTAGACCTCAGAAACCATGGGAACTCTTTACAGGTGGTTTAGATTCCAAGTTGATTCACTGGGACTTTTCTCGCCACAAGTGCCTAAATATGTTCGACATGGATGAAATGAATAATCCATTCGAAACAGCAGATTCATACATGGTCAGTCCCCCCTTTGTCCACCACGTGGCTTCCAGTCCCGATGGGAAGTATTTGGTGGCAGCACTTGAGAATGGGCTGATAGCAGTGTTTGACAGTGCTAGGAAACACCTTAGAGAGCTCTTCAATCTTCACACTCATACACAGGGTGTTTCCCAAGTTTATTTTTTGACAGAAGATAAGTTTGTTTCAGGAGGAAATGACTGTTGCATTGCATTATGGGACTTATCCAAATCACATGATCACCCAGAACTGGCTTTACCCACAAATTCTCATGTTACCAATGGAACTTCCAATGATGACGATAGCATGCCAGATCCACTGGAAACAAAAACCCAAACAATGACTGACACATGTCTTACTAATAAGATTCAGCACACTGGAAAAATCAActggatgaaacctttttataGAGAACAATGGAAGATAATTGTTGCCGATGAATCTAACCAATTAACATTGAAGGTTTTAGATATGAATTAA